The following are from one region of the Dreissena polymorpha isolate Duluth1 chromosome 2, UMN_Dpol_1.0, whole genome shotgun sequence genome:
- the LOC127869417 gene encoding uncharacterized protein LOC127869417 isoform X4: MATMTGIFVCVLLLGITSAQFPNMFYNMMNPGSTAGTTGNSTGACATSCNPWCGRSVDDSGCLTCHCSNTGALSGISPMQGMNPMQGMNPMSGMNPSAMFPGLSGGSSPMGGAAQAQTQGVGCDPVPTTCPAPQPWCQRVADAKSCVKCLCGNELITFMQSHGSSQQPASTSGLPLPTMAQMTIEANLTTTSHTTSIRPTHAQTTVDPMTSCIENFVCGKLCLHGYSTDATGCPLCECVDQFVDATVAATDPPGKHSSQPQSTVVTSGSPIMTGRTVIQCPGVFDCALMCTNGFKSDANGCPLCQCE, translated from the exons CACAGTTCCCGAACATGTTCTACAATATGATGAACCCCGGTTCAACTGCCGGCACCACCGGAAACTCCACCGGCGCATGCGCGACTTCCTGCAACCCTTGGTGCGGCCGGTCGGTAGATGACAGCGGCTGTCTGACGTGTCATTGCTCCAACACTG GTGCACTGTCAGGTATCAGCCCCATGCAAGGAATGAATCCAATGCAGGGCATGAACCCCATGTCGGGAATGAATCCCAGCGCCATGTTCCCGGGCCTGTCCGGCGGAAGTTCGCCCATGGGCGGCGCTGCGCAGGCGCAAACGCAGGGCGTGGGATGTGACCCTGTCCCCACCACTTGCCCAGCCCCTCAGCCTTGGTGTCAGAGGGTCGCGGACGCCAAAAGCTGTGTAAAGTGCCTCTGCGGAAATG AGCTTATAACTTTCATGCAGAGTCATGGTTCTTCACAGCAACCAGCCTCTACTTCTGGTTTACCACTTCCCACCATGGCCCAGATGACAATCGAAGCAAACTTAACAACAACGTCGCATACCACGAGCATTCGACCCACGCATGCGCAAACCACCGTAGACCCGATGACGTCATGTATAGAAAATTTCGTCTGCGGCAAGCTGTGTCTGCACGGCTACAGCACGGACGCGACCGGATGTCCGCTGTGCGAGTGTGTCGACCAGTTCGTTGATGCCACAG TCGCCGCGACTGATCCTCCAGGAAAGCACAGCAGCCAGCCGCAGTCCACAGTCGTCACTTCCGGTTCGCCAATCATGACCGGACGCACCGTCATACAGTGTCCGGGTGTTTTCGATTGCGCACTCATGTGTACCAACGGTTTCAAGTCAGACGCCAATGGATGCCCTCTGTGCCAGTGCGAATAA
- the LOC127869417 gene encoding uncharacterized protein LOC127869417 isoform X3 — translation MATITGIFGCVLLLGITSAQFPNMFYNMMNPGSTAGTTGNSTGACATSCNPWCGRSVDDSGCLTCHCSNTGALSGISPMQGMNPMQGMNPMSGMNPSAMFPGLSGGSSPMGGAAQAQTQGVGCDPVPTTCPAPQPWCQRVADAKSCVKCLCGNELITFMQSHGSSQQPASTSGLPLPTMAQMTIEANLTTTSHTTSIRPTHAQTTVDPMTSCIENFVCGKLCLHGYSTDATGCPLCECVDQFVDATVAATDPPGKHSSQPQSTVVTSGSPIMTGRTVIQCPGVFDCALMCTNGFKSDANGCPLCQCE, via the exons ATGGCGACAATTACAGGGATATTCGGTTGTGTTTTATTACTTGGAATAACTTCTG CACAGTTCCCGAACATGTTCTACAATATGATGAACCCCGGTTCAACTGCCGGCACCACCGGAAACTCCACCGGCGCATGCGCGACTTCCTGCAACCCTTGGTGCGGCCGGTCGGTAGATGACAGCGGCTGTCTGACGTGTCATTGCTCCAACACTG GTGCACTGTCAGGTATCAGCCCCATGCAAGGAATGAATCCAATGCAGGGCATGAACCCCATGTCGGGAATGAATCCCAGCGCCATGTTCCCGGGCCTGTCCGGCGGAAGTTCGCCCATGGGCGGCGCTGCGCAGGCGCAAACGCAGGGCGTGGGATGTGACCCTGTCCCCACCACTTGCCCAGCCCCTCAGCCTTGGTGTCAGAGGGTCGCGGACGCCAAAAGCTGTGTAAAGTGCCTCTGCGGAAATG AGCTTATAACTTTCATGCAGAGTCATGGTTCTTCACAGCAACCAGCCTCTACTTCTGGTTTACCACTTCCCACCATGGCCCAGATGACAATCGAAGCAAACTTAACAACAACGTCGCATACCACGAGCATTCGACCCACGCATGCGCAAACCACCGTAGACCCGATGACGTCATGTATAGAAAATTTCGTCTGCGGCAAGCTGTGTCTGCACGGCTACAGCACGGACGCGACCGGATGTCCGCTGTGCGAGTGTGTCGACCAGTTCGTTGATGCCACAG TCGCCGCGACTGATCCTCCAGGAAAGCACAGCAGCCAGCCGCAGTCCACAGTCGTCACTTCCGGTTCGCCAATCATGACCGGACGCACCGTCATACAGTGTCCGGGTGTTTTCGATTGCGCACTCATGTGTACCAACGGTTTCAAGTCAGACGCCAATGGATGCCCTCTGTGCCAGTGCGAATAA